The genomic DNA CTTCGCGGTAGTCGTCGGTGTCGCGCAGCGACGATTGGTTCGCGTTCTCCTCCGCGACGGCATCCCACAACGCGAGGCGCTCGTCGCGCAGCCTGGCGACGAGGCGCTTGCTGGCGAGGAACGCCTGCGTCGCGCCGGCGGCGGCCGCGGAGGCTGCGGCAACGGTCACCGCGATCACTTCGGCGGCAGGCAGCACCTGCGAGAAAAGTCCCGACTGCACAGCTTCGGTGCCGCTCATCAGCCGCCCTGTGTAGACGAGATCGAGCGTCTTGTGCGCGCCGAGGCGCTCGTAGAACAGTGCGTGCCCGCCGGAGTCGAGGGTCGCGCCGAGCGCCGCGAACGGCGATCCGATCTTCGCCGTGTCTGCGACGTACACGACATCCGTGGCGATCAGCAGGCCGAGACCGACGCCGAGGCATGCGCCGTGCGCGGCTGCGAACGTCGGGGCGGGGAACGCCGACATCCTCTGCAGCAGCGGGGTGACGAGCCGGCTGAGGTATCCGGTCACATCGTCGGTTGCCGGGTCCACGCCGGCGATGTCGCGCCCGGCGCAGAATCCGGCACCCTCACCGCGGAGCACGAGCGCCCGCACGCCCGCGGCCTCGGCTGCGTCGTACGCGTCGCCGAGTTCTGTCAGCGCCTCGACGTCGAGCGCATTGCGCTTGTACGGAGCGTTCAGGACCACGTGGGCGACGTCGTCGGTGATGGTCAGGTCGATCATGTTCGCTCCTCGGCTCGGGTCGGGCGTCGTGTCGGATCAGGAGTCGTAGTCGACGGCCACGCTCTTCGTCGTCGGGTGGGACTGGCACGTCAGGACGTATCCGCGCTCGATCTCGTCGGGCTCCAGGGCGTAGTTCTGAGTCATCCGCACCTCACCCTCGATCAGCCGCGCACGGCACGTGCCGCAGACGCCTCCGGCGCACGCGAACGGCACGTCGCCGCGCACTCGCAGCGCAGCATCCAGAATCGCCTCGTTCGCCGCGACCGGCGACTCCACGGTTGATGAAAGCCCGTCGAGGGTGAACTCGATGCGCCGCGTCTCGTCGCCCTCGCCGATGACGACCGGGCGCCCGCGGTCGATGCGCGGGCCGTCGGCATCGCTCGTGAACAGTTCGAAGCGGATGCTGCCAGGCGGCACCCCCCGACTCTCGAGCGTGTCGCGACAGAGGGCGACGAGATCGAACGGTCCGCAGAGGAACCACTCGGTGACGGCCTCCGGTGGTAACAGCGAGTCGAGGATCGCGTTCAGTTTGTCGGCGTCGATGCGTCCGGACAGCAGCGGTGCGGTGCGCTGCTCGCGGGAGAGCACGTGGTGCAGGGCGAGGCGAGCCGGGTAGCGGTCCTTGAGGTCGGCGAGGTCGTCGAGGAACATGACGTCCTGCGTGGCCCGGTTCGTGTACACCAGGCTGAACCGCGCGGTCGGCGACGACGCCAGCACGTGCGACGCGAGAGCCATCATCGGCGTCACGCCGGAGCCCGCCGCGATGCCGGCGACGTGCGCATGGTCGAGGTCGGGGAGGTTCGTGGTGAACGTGCCCTCTGGACTCATCACCTCGATACGGTCGCCGGGTTTCAGATTCTCGTGTGCCCAGACTGAGAACAGCCCGCCGCGGTCGCGTTTGATGCCGACGCTGATGCTGCCGGGCATTGCCTCTGTCGGCACGGTCGGCGGTCGGCAGATCGAGTAACTGCGCCGTACCTCATGGCCTTCGACGCGCGCGCGCAGCGCGACGTACTGCCCGGGAAGATAGTCGTACTCGCCGTGCAACTCGGGTGGGACCGTGAACGTGACCTCGATGCTCTCAGTTGTCAGCGGCCGCACGTCGGAGACGGTGAGTTCATGGAAGCGCCCGCGGCGGCGCGTGGTCGTTCTCATCACAGCACCTTGAAGTGGTCGAATGGTTCGAGGCAGGCGCGGCACTCGAAGAGCGCCTTGCACGAGGTCGAACCGAAACGGGAGACCTCACGGGTGTCAAGCGATCCGCAGCGGGGGCACTTCACCGCGAGCTGCAGCCTGACCGGGCCTTGCGCTCCCTGAGCCTGTCGAAGGGTTGCGGCACGCGCGTGCGGCGGGGCGATGCCGTAGTCGCGGAGCTTCTGCTTGCCGGCATCCGTCATCCAATCCGTCGTCCACGCCGGAGACAGCGTGGTGCGCACCTCGACGTCGTCGAAGCCCACCGCCGTGAGTGCGAGGACCACGTCGTCGCGCATCGCGTCGAGCGCGGGGCATCCGCTGTACGTGGGGGTGAGCGTGACGATCACCGTCTCGTGATCGATGGTCACGTCTCTCAGCACGCCGAGGTCTTCGATCGTGAGCACGGGGATCTCGGGGTCGGTCACCGTGGCGGCGACCGCCCAGGCGTGTGCGCGGCGCGTGGTCGTCTTCGTCACCATGATGCCCCCGGATGCTGCCTCGCCAGGACCTGCATCTCGGCGAGGAGATGTCCCATGGTGGGGAAGTGCCGACCGCGGCGGCCGCCGCCCGATGACGCGCTCACATCGGGGATGTCGAGTTCGGCCTCGGTGAAGACCGCGGCGATCGCCGCGTCGAACCCTGGGCGCAGAGTGGACGGGCGAGCCGCGATGCCGCCCAGCTCGTCGATCAGAGGTTCGTCGCGGAACAGCTCGTCGACGTACGGCCACACATCCCGGAGCGCGCGGATTATTCGCCGTCGCGACTCCTCGGTACCGCCGGCGAGGCGCAGCGTCCATTGCACGGCATGGTCGCGGTGGTAGTCGACCTCCTTCAGCGCCTTCTCTGCGACGGCGGCGAGCGTCGCATCCTTCGATGCACGAAGAGCCGAGTAGAGCTCGAACATGTAGGCGGATGCCGTGAGCTGCCGCGCGATCGTCTGCGCGAAGTCTCCGTTGGGCTGCTCGAAGAGCCAGGCGCTGCGGAAGTCCGCCTCGTCGCGGAAGTACGCCAGATCGTCTTCGCTGCGGCCGTCGGTGGTGCCTGCCCAGGCTGTGGACGCATAGTGCAGGAGCGACCGTGCATGACCGAGCAGATCGAGGGCGATGTTGCCGAGCGCGACGTCTTCTTCGAGCTCGGGCGCGTGTGCGATCCATCCGCCGAGCTGCTGCGACAGAATCAGCGCGTCATCGCCGAGCCAGAGGGCGTACTCGGCCACGGCGGGAGTCGCGGTGGTGTCGGTATCGCCCGTGAGTTCGGCGGCGAGTTCGACCTCGTCGACCGTGACGTGCGGGGCGGGACGTTTCGACTCGCCTCTGGCGGCCTCCTCTCGGGGCGTTGAGCGAGCCGAAGGCGAGACGAAACGGGTTGAGCGACCGGAGGGAGTCGAAGCCTGCACTTCGGTGGGCGTTTCGTCTCGTCGCTGCGCTCCTCGCTCAACGCGTTTCGTCTCGCTGCGCTCGCTCAACGACCCGCGGGGGAAGGCATCGCTCAACGACCCGCGGGGGAAGGCATCGCTCAACGACCCTCTGGGGGAGGTGGAGTCGCTCACAGGTGGGGCACCCCCTCGGATGCGGTGTAGTACACCGCGTGACGATAGTTCTTGCCCGCCGGGCTTTCGAAGAACGAGCCCTTGGCATCCGGATCGCTCGTGGTGATGGCATCTGACGGTACGACCCAGATCGAGGTGCCCTCACCACGGCGTGTGTACAGATCCCGCGCGTTGCGGACGGCGAGTTCGGCGTCCGGCGCGTGCAGCGACCCGGCGTGCACATGACTCATGCCGCGGTTCGCGCGGACGAACACTTCCCACAGCGGCCAGGTCTCGGATGCGGTCTCGGTGCTCACCATCACGCGGCCTCCTTCGCTGCGCGAACGGCCTGCTTGCGCGCATACTCCGCAGCGGCCTCGCGCACCCAGGCGCCTTCCTCGTGAGCCTCGCGCCGGGCCCGCAGCCGTTCGGTGTTCATCGGGCCGTTGCCGCCGAGCACCTCGAAGAACTCGGTCCAGTCGATCTCGCCGCCGATGTACTGCTGCGTCTCCTCATCGAAGTGCAGCTCGGGATCGGGCAGCGTGACGCCGAGTGCCGCCGCCTGCGGAACCAGCATCCCGATGAAGCGCTGGCGCAGCTCGTCGTTCGAGAATCGCTTGATGTTCCACGCCATCGACTGCGCCGAGTTCGGGGAGTCGCCGTCCGGAGGACCGAACATCATCAGGCTCGGCCAATACCAGCGGTCAACGGCATCCTGCGCCATCCGACGCTGCGCATCCGTTCCCTGCATCAGCGACAGCAGGATCTCGAAACCCTGCCGCTGGTGGAACGACTCCTCCTTGCAGATGCGGATCATCGCCCGCCCGTACGGTCCGTAGGACGCCCGGCAAAGTGGAACCTGGTTGCAGATCGCCGCGCCGTCGACGAGCCAGCCGATCGCCCCCATGTCGGCCCAGGTCGGGGTGGGGTAGTTGAAGATCGACGAGTACTTCGCCTTGCCTTCGATGAGCTGGGTGGTCATCTCGTCGCGCGTGATGCCGAGAGTCTGCGCGGCTGAGTAGAGATACAGTCCGTGGCCGGCCTCGTCCTGCACCTTCGCCATCAGGATGGCTTTGCGCTTGAGGCTGGGTGCGCGCGTGATCCAGTTGCCCTCCGGCTGCATGCCGATGATCTCGGAATGCGCGTGCTGGCCGATCTGGCGGATCAGCGCGCGGCGATAGGCATCCGGCATCCAGTCGCGCGGCTCGATGCGCGAATCCGCGGCGATGATCTCGTCGAATCGGCGCTGCTCGGCGGAGAGCTCACTCGCGACATCAGGGATGGTCATCGCGACTCCTTCGTCTTTCCTGACCGTACGTTCAGTAATTATCCCATAAGTGGGCCAGGCTCGCACGCCGGGTACGGGTTTCGAGCCTCAGCGGGAGCGGGAGACGAGTTCCAGGAGCGCCCGGCCGTACGCTTCAGACGGATCGGGATGCTCGAAACGCAGCGCCTCACCGCTGATCTCGATCTCCACCAGGAACGAATCCTCCAGGCGGATCAGGCTCCTGAACCTGCCGCGCAACAGGTCGCGCAACTGATCCTCGCGGGGGATGCGAGATGCGTCGCTCACGGGCTACGCATACCTGCACTCTGGGATGGACCTCGCCGTCTCCACTGTCGATGACAGTGCCATGGGGCTCCACGTCATCATCACGCACAGCGACCGCAACCGAAACGCAGTACTTGCAGCTGCACCAGCTGCTCGTGCGGGACGGAGAAACCGTCGCCGGTGGCCAGCTGATCGGAGAGGTCGGACACACCGGCCGCTCCTATGGAACGCATTTGCATCTCAGTATGGTTCGAGCAGCTCAAGCCGCATCTGCATCCCACCTCGCTCGGGGACTACACGATTGAGCTCCGCCGGGACGACGCGACGGCCAGCTGGGGCGTGACGCGCTTCCAGCCGCCCGCGTGAGGCAGGGCTGACGCGGGATGTCTGTCTTCGACCAGGATGTAATCACGAGCGCGCAGGTCGTGCGCTCTCGTCTCGCTGCGCTGCGCGCGCATCAGGCGGAGGAGCGGCGGCGGCTGCACGCGCTCGTGATCCAGGATCTCCTGGACGCCGGCTACTCGCTCAATGAAGCGAGCCGACTCCTGGGGCTGTCTCGTACCTTCGTCCACAAAGAGTCACAGCGCGACACCACGGCGGCCGAGTGCGGCGAGTTCGAGGCAATCAAGGCCGCAGTCGAGCAATACGTGCTCGGCTGACGCCGCGCTCACCGCTCGCGGCCGAGTCCCCGGTTGTTCGCGGCGTCGGCCGCGATCGCTGTTCCCTGGACGTCTTGGGCGCTGCGGGCCGCGATCTCTCCCGGGGTGCGCCTGGGCCCTCGGTCGACGTCGACGCCCCACCACTTCGCATGATCGCGGTCGGTCGCGCTCCGCGGGCGGCCGCCTGGGATCTCCGCGCTGGCCACGGCCTCGCGGGCAGCGGCGCGCAGGGCCGGCTCGTGCGTGTGCCGGATGATCTCAGGGCCGGCGGCGGCGAGGCGTCGCATCGTCTCATGGAGATCCTCGGCTACCTCGGGGAGCCGTGACACTCGCGCCGCGGCGACCACGAACTCACGAACCCATTCGCGGCCTTCACGCGCAGTCATCGAGGCGGGGCTGCGGCCGGCCTCAATCTCGCGTCGCGCCTCAGTGCCCACCGTCTGAGCGACGTCGGCCGTCACGGCACGCTCATAGAGCACGCCCTGGGCGCGTGTAGTGACAGTGATGCGGTCGACGAGGCCGCGCGCCACCAGTTGCTCCACGGTCGCGGGCATGGCCTCGTACGCGGCTTCGTGTGAGGCAGACGGCGTCCACCGGTTCTGATCGTTGCCGGCCGCCTCACCTAGGTAGCGGCTGACGGCCCCGAGCGCGGAAACAGCGCCGGGCACCGCAAGCACGTGCGCCTCCACGCGATACCCCTGCGCGCGGAACGCGGCCGCTGTGGCCTCGACCACTGGAAGCTGCCGCATGGTCGTTTCGAGGATGACGCTGCGCCGCTCGCCGCGAAGATAATCGGCCGCCATGCCGACCCATGCGCCGGACGCCTGCGCAGTGACATGGGGCATTGCCAAGGGTTCGGTGCGCATCAGCGCCCGATAGTCCGGGTGGAAGGCGCGGAAGTCATCTCCGATAACGGGCATGGCTTCGGGGCGATCGTCGCGCACAGTGGCGATCGCGCGCGACTTCCCCGCACCAGGCTGCGCCCCCACGAACACGACAGAGGGGTGCAGCTCAGCGGCGCCGCCGACGGTCAGCGTGGGCGCGATCTTGCGATCGAAGATCTCGCGCAGCTCGGCCGCGCTGAGATCATCCCGCCAGTTCACGCAGTCGCGCGCAGCTGACGAAGACGCGATCGGTACTCGTCGGTCTTCGCCTGGATCGTCGCGAGATCCCGACCGGACACGCTGTTCACGTCCTGCCAGAGAGTGATGTGCGCGGTCGTCGCTGCGTCACGCTCAGCCGCCGTGTCAGCGTGGTCCGACAGCCAGATGTACTCGCCGCGAAGCTCGGTCGCCGTCTCGCGCATGATGTCGTAGATCATCGGGTCGAAATCCACCGGCTCCGGGGCGGTTGCTGCCTTGGCCATGGGATCCCCTTTCGTCTACATCTCCAGCATACGCTGGCCTCCGACAACCGGCAGGGCGCCCGGGTCGTCGTGTGACCGGCCTGCGCGTGCGCTTGCTGGATCAGTCCATTGGGCGCAGCTGCTTCCTGCTTGATCGCCGTGGCGATCACCACGGAGGATCCAACTCAGTCAGGTCAAGCGGCGTCGGGTGGCCGGTGTCCGTCGTCTGAGGCAGAGTGGGTGCATGGCCTCCCTCTCTGCCGTCGACATTCGCGCTGCCGCCCTCGCCGCACTGCGCGATCTCGTCGGCCGCCCCGATGCCGACTTCCATGAGGGGCAGTACGAAGCGATCGAGGCGCTGGTCGCCCAGCGGCGGCGGGCGCTCGTGGTGCAGCGGACCGGCTGGGGCAAGTCCGCCGTCTACTTCGTCGCGACCCTGCTGCTGCGCCGGCAGGGCGCCGGTCCCACGGTGCTCGTCTCGCCGCTGCTGGCGCTGATGCGTGACCAGATCGCGGCGGCCGAACGCGCCGGCGTGCGCGCGGTGGCGATCAACTCGACGAACGCGCACGAATGGGGCGACGTGCTCGCCCAGCTCGACCGCGACGAGGTCGACGTGCTGCTGGTGTCGCCGGAGAGGCTGAACAACCCCGCCTTCCGTGAGCAGCAACTGCCGGCGCTCGTGCGCCGCATCGGCATGCTCGTCGTCGACGAGGCGCACTGCATCAGCGACTGGGGTCACGACTTCCGCCCTGACTACCGGCGCCTGCGCGACCTCATCACGCAGATGCCTGCGGAGGTGCCGGTGCTCGCCACGACGGCGACGGCGAACAGCCGGGTCGTCGCCGACGTCGAGGAGCAGCTCGGGGTCGCGGGCACGGGAGACGACATGGCCGACGACGGTGTGCTCACGATCCGCGGCCCGCTCGCCCGCGCATCCCTGCGACTCGGCGTGCTGCGCCTTCCCGATGCGGCCCGCCGGTTGGCCTGGCTGCTCAGCCATATCGACGACCTGCCAGGATCGGGCATCATCTACACGCTCACCGTCGCCGCGGCCGTCGACACCGCCCGGCTGCTGCGCGAGCGCGGCCATGAGGTGCGCGCGTACACCGGGCAGACCGACACCGATGAGCGTGAGGAATCGGAGGGCATGCTCAAGCGCAACGAGGTGAAGGCGCTCGTCGCGACGAGTGCGCTCGGTATGGGCTTCGACAAGCCCGACCTCGGTTTCGTGCTGCACCTCGGAGCGCCGTCGTCGCCGGTGGCCTATTACCAGCAGGTGGGGCGTGCAGGGCGAGCGAGCGAGAGCGCGGATGTGCTGCTGCTACCAGGACCCGAGGACCGCGACATCTGGCACTACTTCGCCACGGCATCCATGCCCGATCAGGAGCGCGCCGAGCGCGTGATCGCAGCCCTCGGCGATGCGCCGATCTCGACCCCTGTACTCGAGGCGATGGTCGACATCCGTCGCACCCCGCTCGAACTGCTGCTCAAGGTTCTCGATGTGGACGGTGCGGTGCGCCGGGTGCAGGGCGGGTGGGTCGCCACCGGTGAGAGCTGGGTCTACGACCGGGACCGCTACGAGCGCATCGCCGCCGAACGCGTCGCAGAGCAGCAGTACATGCTCGAATACGAGCAGACCGACGGATGTCGGATGGAGTTCCTGCAGCGTTCGCTCGATGACGACACGGCCGCGCCCTGCGGGCGGTGCGACAACTGCGCCGGTGCGTGGTTCCCTCGCGAGATCGGGCAGGCGGCGACATCTGCGGCATCCGAGTCCCTCGACCGGGTCGGCGTTGCGATCGACCCGCGCCGCATGTGGCCGACGGGCGCCGACCGACTCGGGGTTCCGGTGAAGGGTCGCATTCCTGCGGCTGAGCAGGCCGGCAGCGGACGAGCGCTGGCCCGACTCACCGACCTCGGATGGGGCGGCACGCTGCGTACGTTGTTCGCAGCGGGTGCGCCCGATGGCCCGGTGACCCCGCAGGTGCTCGCCGGCTGCGTGCGGGTGCTCGCAGGGTGGGGATGGGCCGAGCGACCCGTCGCGGTCGTCGCGATGCCGTCGCGATCGCGTCCTCTGCTCGTCGACTCGCTCGCGCACGGGATCGCCGAGATCGGCAAGCTGCCCTTCATCGGCCCGCTGACGCTGGTCGACGGCGGACCCACCGGACAGCCGGGTGGCAACAGCGCGTTCCGGCTCGCGGGTCTCTGGGAGCGCTTCAGCGCGGATGGACTCGAGATCCCCGACGGGCCGGTGCTGCTCGTCGATGACCAGGCCGACAGTCGTTGGACCCTCACCGTCGCCGCCCGTTCCCTCCGGCAGGCGGGAGCGAGCGAGGTACTGCCGTTCGTGCTCGCGTTACGCGGCTGAGCGCTCCTTCTCTACCAGCGTCAGCACGTCGTACGTCGCCACCGTCTCCTCGTTCTGGTTGCGGATCACGGCATCCCAGCGCACCTCGCCGTACTCATCGGTCTCCCGAGGCGTGATCTGCTTCGCAGTCAGTTCGACGCGGATGCTGTCGCCCGGCGAGACCGGAGTGATGAAGCGCAGATTCTCCAGCCCGTAGTTCGCGAGCACGGGACCGGGCTCAGGATCGACGAACAGCCCAGCGGCCCACGACACGAGCAGATAGCCGTGGGCGACGCGTCCGGGGAAGAACGGGTTCGCGGCGGCGGCCTGCTCGTCCATGTGCGCGTAGAAGGTGTCGCCGGTGAAGTGGGCGAACGTCTCGATGTCGTCGAGCGTCACCTCACGAGACGCTGAGGCGATGCGGTCGCCGACCTGCAGCTCTGCCAGCGACTTCCGGAACGGATGGATGCCGTCATACCGGGCCGTCGCCCCGACATGCCACACACCCGTCAGCGCCGTCAGCATGTCGGGCGATCCCTGCACGGCCGTGCGCTGCATGTGGTGCAGCACGGCGCGGATGCCGCCGAG from Microbacterium profundi includes the following:
- the paaE gene encoding 1,2-phenylacetyl-CoA epoxidase subunit PaaE, translating into MRTTTRRRGRFHELTVSDVRPLTTESIEVTFTVPPELHGEYDYLPGQYVALRARVEGHEVRRSYSICRPPTVPTEAMPGSISVGIKRDRGGLFSVWAHENLKPGDRIEVMSPEGTFTTNLPDLDHAHVAGIAAGSGVTPMMALASHVLASSPTARFSLVYTNRATQDVMFLDDLADLKDRYPARLALHHVLSREQRTAPLLSGRIDADKLNAILDSLLPPEAVTEWFLCGPFDLVALCRDTLESRGVPPGSIRFELFTSDADGPRIDRGRPVVIGEGDETRRIEFTLDGLSSTVESPVAANEAILDAALRVRGDVPFACAGGVCGTCRARLIEGEVRMTQNYALEPDEIERGYVLTCQSHPTTKSVAVDYDS
- the paaA gene encoding 1,2-phenylacetyl-CoA epoxidase subunit PaaA, which gives rise to MTIPDVASELSAEQRRFDEIIAADSRIEPRDWMPDAYRRALIRQIGQHAHSEIIGMQPEGNWITRAPSLKRKAILMAKVQDEAGHGLYLYSAAQTLGITRDEMTTQLIEGKAKYSSIFNYPTPTWADMGAIGWLVDGAAICNQVPLCRASYGPYGRAMIRICKEESFHQRQGFEILLSLMQGTDAQRRMAQDAVDRWYWPSLMMFGPPDGDSPNSAQSMAWNIKRFSNDELRQRFIGMLVPQAAALGVTLPDPELHFDEETQQYIGGEIDWTEFFEVLGGNGPMNTERLRARREAHEEGAWVREAAAEYARKQAVRAAKEAA
- a CDS encoding zeta toxin family protein, with protein sequence MNWRDDLSAAELREIFDRKIAPTLTVGGAAELHPSVVFVGAQPGAGKSRAIATVRDDRPEAMPVIGDDFRAFHPDYRALMRTEPLAMPHVTAQASGAWVGMAADYLRGERRSVILETTMRQLPVVEATAAAFRAQGYRVEAHVLAVPGAVSALGAVSRYLGEAAGNDQNRWTPSASHEAAYEAMPATVEQLVARGLVDRITVTTRAQGVLYERAVTADVAQTVGTEARREIEAGRSPASMTAREGREWVREFVVAAARVSRLPEVAEDLHETMRRLAAAGPEIIRHTHEPALRAAAREAVASAEIPGGRPRSATDRDHAKWWGVDVDRGPRRTPGEIAARSAQDVQGTAIAADAANNRGLGRER
- the paaC gene encoding 1,2-phenylacetyl-CoA epoxidase subunit PaaC; translated protein: MSDSTSPRGSLSDAFPRGSLSDAFPRGSLSERSETKRVERGAQRRDETPTEVQASTPSGRSTRFVSPSARSTPREEAARGESKRPAPHVTVDEVELAAELTGDTDTTATPAVAEYALWLGDDALILSQQLGGWIAHAPELEEDVALGNIALDLLGHARSLLHYASTAWAGTTDGRSEDDLAYFRDEADFRSAWLFEQPNGDFAQTIARQLTASAYMFELYSALRASKDATLAAVAEKALKEVDYHRDHAVQWTLRLAGGTEESRRRIIRALRDVWPYVDELFRDEPLIDELGGIAARPSTLRPGFDAAIAAVFTEAELDIPDVSASSGGGRRGRHFPTMGHLLAEMQVLARQHPGASW
- a CDS encoding enoyl-CoA hydratase/isomerase family protein, with product MIDLTITDDVAHVVLNAPYKRNALDVEALTELGDAYDAAEAAGVRALVLRGEGAGFCAGRDIAGVDPATDDVTGYLSRLVTPLLQRMSAFPAPTFAAAHGACLGVGLGLLIATDVVYVADTAKIGSPFAALGATLDSGGHALFYERLGAHKTLDLVYTGRLMSGTEAVQSGLFSQVLPAAEVIAVTVAAASAAAAGATQAFLASKRLVARLRDERLALWDAVAEENANQSSLRDTDDYREGFAAFQQKRPPQFTGK
- a CDS encoding RecQ family ATP-dependent DNA helicase, giving the protein MASLSAVDIRAAALAALRDLVGRPDADFHEGQYEAIEALVAQRRRALVVQRTGWGKSAVYFVATLLLRRQGAGPTVLVSPLLALMRDQIAAAERAGVRAVAINSTNAHEWGDVLAQLDRDEVDVLLVSPERLNNPAFREQQLPALVRRIGMLVVDEAHCISDWGHDFRPDYRRLRDLITQMPAEVPVLATTATANSRVVADVEEQLGVAGTGDDMADDGVLTIRGPLARASLRLGVLRLPDAARRLAWLLSHIDDLPGSGIIYTLTVAAAVDTARLLRERGHEVRAYTGQTDTDEREESEGMLKRNEVKALVATSALGMGFDKPDLGFVLHLGAPSSPVAYYQQVGRAGRASESADVLLLPGPEDRDIWHYFATASMPDQERAERVIAALGDAPISTPVLEAMVDIRRTPLELLLKVLDVDGAVRRVQGGWVATGESWVYDRDRYERIAAERVAEQQYMLEYEQTDGCRMEFLQRSLDDDTAAPCGRCDNCAGAWFPREIGQAATSAASESLDRVGVAIDPRRMWPTGADRLGVPVKGRIPAAEQAGSGRALARLTDLGWGGTLRTLFAAGAPDGPVTPQVLAGCVRVLAGWGWAERPVAVVAMPSRSRPLLVDSLAHGIAEIGKLPFIGPLTLVDGGPTGQPGGNSAFRLAGLWERFSADGLEIPDGPVLLVDDQADSRWTLTVAARSLRQAGASEVLPFVLALRG
- a CDS encoding M23 family metallopeptidase — translated: MTVPWGSTSSSRTATATETQYLQLHQLLVRDGETVAGGQLIGEVGHTGRSYGTHLHLSMVRAAQAASASHLARGLHD
- the paaB gene encoding 1,2-phenylacetyl-CoA epoxidase subunit PaaB; amino-acid sequence: MVSTETASETWPLWEVFVRANRGMSHVHAGSLHAPDAELAVRNARDLYTRRGEGTSIWVVPSDAITTSDPDAKGSFFESPAGKNYRHAVYYTASEGVPHL
- the paaD gene encoding 1,2-phenylacetyl-CoA epoxidase subunit PaaD, whose product is MVTKTTTRRAHAWAVAATVTDPEIPVLTIEDLGVLRDVTIDHETVIVTLTPTYSGCPALDAMRDDVVLALTAVGFDDVEVRTTLSPAWTTDWMTDAGKQKLRDYGIAPPHARAATLRQAQGAQGPVRLQLAVKCPRCGSLDTREVSRFGSTSCKALFECRACLEPFDHFKVL